Within the Vanessa cardui chromosome 6, ilVanCard2.1, whole genome shotgun sequence genome, the region GCGTCCGTAGCGAAATTATCTTTTGTTCTTGTTTTTCATGGTAAGACGCCGCCAGAAGCTAGTCTTCTCTGCCGGCGGTTGCTCCTCCCTCGTTTCCTCTCCTCTGGTTTCACCTCGAAGCATGTCTAAGAAAGTTGGATCATTCTTCCGCACATTCTTTTCGATTTTTACAGCTTCCGCACTGAGTTCCGCTTTCAATTTTTCAGGACTCGTATTCTCGACCTTAAACTCATTAGGGTCTTCAACGAACGCCTGTTGCAAATCGCGCATAATCTTTTTTCGTATGGTCTTTTTCATGCTGAGGTGTCTCTCCAATGTTTTTACGTCACCATTAGCGTAGGTGCGGTAGTCCTCTTTCTTCTTTTTAACTGacttttttgttttgtcttCATTATCTTCATAAGGCTTTCCATCATACTGCTGGTTCAGACCGAAAATGTCACGCAAATGCGGGATTGCCCTCTCTGATGTCATCTTGTGTGCTGGCGCCCTTCACGCCCAATGTAAGAAGATCACAAACACCTCATTATGGGACCTGAAACATAAAACGATTAGGGGTTAATCATCAAGATCATCAATCATCAAGTAACGAGAACAGGTGATAAAGaacgtcaaataaaaaaaaaattcattaaaattttcattcgaTATTATTTGCTAATGTATAATATGATTTTGGcataatagttaaaatttcgaAGAATGGTGTCCCTAGTAATAAGCTAATTATCAAATTTGCGCAATTACTGAGATATATATTCGGCTTTTAAGATTGACAAGTGACAAACGTGTATTAATATTCAGTATGTAATTGTCGCCTGCGGTTTTGGTATTATcgaataaactattaatataatatatgtataccgtaataattatattaatccaAATATTATCTTTGAATCTAGGTCTCCAAAAGTATTGCAAAACATTTTGccgaaatatacatacatagctaTGTTCACAATTTCACCTCCTAATTTTTCCActttgaataatatatgtatttactagtGTACATAATAAAGCATAGTATTGACacttcttatattatattaaactattattgtTCTCCTTCAAATAAATAGTTTGGATGCAATTGATCTACAACTTTCCATTTTGCGCCTTTTCATacgaataatatattcatatactttCTATGTATCGATTTAAcgttataacaattttaacttAAACTGGAAAATTAGACACACCTACAGATTTTAAAGTTTGCTACCAGAagaaataaagacaaaattatCAATTTCTTATAATCCGTTACAATAGGTTAATACGAAATCTCTATTTCTCGTGATTTAAATTACCCTGAGTTACGTGTCAAAATAGATAAGGAACAAAATAcagtaagtatataataatggCGGGTAAGTGGAGGCTCCGTAGCGTGACTGCACTACTGACGGTGCGGCGGCTGTAACAACTTCCCTTAAGACTTCAAAAGACAAGTTCGCTCACAAATGctcatattcaattaatattgtttatgtttataattattatgacttaAATATGTgcaaagattaaataataaaaatgttaatagatACAGAAaggtgtttattatttattcaaataattttgctCCCGCTTTTCACCTATGTTATCGGGACTTCATCATGAGATTCTAAGATTTAGTACATATTAGCTTTTAGCAAAATGCTCAGTATACTCATTCACTGAGCAGTTAGATTTAGTTTCGCATTTGGCGTATTCTTATtagtacctatataatatacttcAGAATTATCACAAAGTTAACGATGACCGTTTACATCATCTCTCATAAATGTTAATACAAAAATGTCGAGAACAATTCCAAACATGTTCTTTGTGATTCACGTTCAACCATGAAACAAGCGCTTTACGCGACTGTACCTAGCTATCTATATATCTACTAGCATCCGTACGTATTGtgttcaaaatgtaataaagagcGCTTCACTGCACGAGTCGGCTCCTCTCACTAGACTCAACCGAACAATGCGTTCACTATTTCGACCATTTACTCGTATAAATCATCTTAAAAATACATCATGCAATATTCGTCCTATTTGCTAAGCGATTGGGATGGAAATCagctaatattattttgaatgtatAAAGCATAAATATAGGCCGATGCGCCTATAAATCGTTTGCGAAATAACAAATACTTTCTCGCACTTATCCGGtccatttcaaataatatagcAAGTTAGACTAGATTGATGTAGCGGTAGATGTTTCTGGTAAGTATTCATAAAAATTGAGACGTACATAGCCTATAAAATAAAGCAGgtattatagtaatatattatcaGATTTAGAAGCGATCAGATACAACGCCTACGTTAAACTTATGAATGTGAcatgattgaaatttaaatccATTTGTAACTTCTAtaagaagtaaatttaaatacttataacgAGATTactcaataacaataatatggaACGGtgatacttaaaattttatacttttttatgatcaattgaaagtaaaaaaaagttttgaataaaaatatttgtgatgaAGATAccgatacatacatataaagacATTTAACGATATCCCCTAAACTGACAACCCCTCTCATAGACACCAATATCTTCCCATAAAGTGATTAATAATACGGTctgcgagaaaaaaaaatacttctgtATTTGTATTCGCATGTGGGTGCATTTTAGTATGAATAtgtaatgtatttgtatatatcgtTTTATATATTCGGGTTTGTATCAAGTTGAATAATATAACTTGGTTAAACCAATTCAATGTGATGTAACACACGTAGATACTAGATGTGATCGTAagatatattctttattattctgTAACTCACATAAACGTTCGGACGACGAATGCAATAAAAGTCTGTCCATACATCTTAGGTAACCATTTAACAGCTGACATTAACATTGACACAGGGTCAACGCACTTCACCTAACACACGTTCGAGCAGCCATCTTTGGGCTATGACGTCACTTGAAGTCTAATGTTAGCAAACATGTTTTCGTAgattttgaatgtttatttgtatttctggTTTTCTAACGATGTTATATAACTTAGTGCACATGATATTTACGTACACCTGTAATAGGTTGAGAGGTCAGGCAATTGCTTGCACTTAATTagcttgtttattttaagtacaGGCTTATGGATATCCagaaaataatttttcattattcataaattatgaatataattatgttgagCACATATagtatcataaaataaacaaaaacaaattccaaaaattaaaaattatttaattttatttaataaaacgacatttaaaattatggCTCAATTGTGGCTTAAATTGCATTAAACAAATTTTTTACTTCTTTTCAAAAGAAGTAAAAACGGAAGGGAGGCATTGTTAATTTCAAAGGGATGAGATTTTTAGAaatcatattcatattttacaaaGCCTGAGCGTGATAAAAAGGATTCATAAACCCTTTCAGATGTTCTGAAGCATTACTTCCCTAATGCCTACATAAACAGTACATATAAGGTTATGTCAgtgatttaaaagtattatattctCCTTAAAAgagaattgtttaaattattttgacacaaaaaaaaaatatataatgtttatttggtagagaatttttttttttaatacaaattaatttgacatGCATGAAGAGCAGTCAAAAGTACTTTTAACCGTTGGCTATAATACTTTTAACTGGTTGCCGGTACCTATCACGTATATTTCATACAGgcttaaaaacaatttacttatAAGACAAGTTCTATCTTTGATACAAACAAAGAAAAAgactacatatgtataaattttattttattgtctgtCGAAGAACAAACGGCCTTGGAGATATTTCTTAACAAGACAAtatcgtttattattttatatatgtatttacaatgtttgttCAACTGCATGTAGCATAAAAGATAGCGTAAGAATAGCTTGAACTAGTCTGGAAACGATCACTTATGCATAAGTAATGGAACGtgcttatttaaaaagtttttgttaacaatgtatattatcgagtttttgttttaaataagatgtgcaataataaaattcattattttacttACACACACACGCAACTATAACAATACAACCAAATACTGCACTTTGTCTTATATTGAGAACAGTATGGTAGTAATATGTAAGATAATTGTACATCTAgcagctattttttttataaagtaaagccTGACTGGATTGTACAAGTCTACCAAGGAAACTGAGTATATTGCggatttatgaaaataatataacttaatattaaaatttatacacgTAGCAATCTAATACAGCTAGTACGTGACACTCCATACATTGACAATTCGACCTCTTCTATCTTTTTTATCAATTTGAAATGAGCAAAAGCATTGACTAATCAGTCACCTAGCTATCTTTgcattttcatcaataaattgacaattttagaagtattttccatttaacaatgtatttcatttaaataattagtatacGCTGCACGGCAATATTGCACTGAGCGTTATTGTCTGTCTTGTCTCCATTTCCCTTCGTGTGACATAATCTGATACTTTTTATCCGTACAATGTAGAGCATGCCTCTATCTGCGATACGCACACAATTTGATGTCAGCAATAATGTGTGATGTAGTCTACGTTTTACAAATGGGCAGAAAGGTGTTAGCTGCCACGTTGCGCCCTGATAATCGCGCGCAACGCTACGCGCCGAGAAAAATTACTCTTTTTAACTACAAACATTTGCGAAACGAATGTATGTTCCTTGTAATTTGAATGCATATCAATATTTGTGGTTAATTAGCGGGACCGAATTGTcttgtcaaattatttaataaaacattttttgtataatacctGCAAAGTTgtcaattaaacatttaaaacaatatgtacCTACTCATAACACtgtttacatacaaaataatcatattGCAATGTGtcgtaattaaaatagtatagcaatgtataaaatacaacatttacaatttcaattttgCTGTTATGGTGTGAAGTACCACAAAAACTACGGTATAAAATAAGATCAAAACATAACGCCCATATTCCGATTCGCCACAAAAGCTGTTGTACAAAAATTTTCTCATCGGTTGGTTAgacctaatattttatttaaaaatccagtAATTTATTATGCTTTCAATTATAAGTTGAATGGATTGTCTATAACGAATGGAATGAGTATAGTTTGTAATGCTCTCTTGGCTTTTTATTTCTAGGCTAAGTTCTTCTGTTTGTTACCTGTAAAGCGTCATGAaagtttcattattaattatgtcaACACTAAGTcggtaatatataattaacaattatttttgcatATCTTAAAACGTCGCATAGCCAGCCTTATGCCACGTtcccaatttaattataatttatatctttttaatgtttttaatatgtttgaataatataaatatagtcacCCTACGCGGCGTTTGTCACCCTGACGTACGTCGCCTGATACGCGCCTGGCCATACCGGAAATTGCGTATACACTCGCTCTCTTATTGTTCCTTCATTTATATGCAACTCGTATGCGCGGGAGTATAAGGTAAACAAACCTTTCTCCACCTTTGTTTATTACTAATATCTATTCAATTATTGCATAGATAATAGGTAAAAATCAATTTGTTGCTCTAttagaaaaaaagtaactttttttgtttatttaaataatgttaataagttTCAATCAGGGTCAATTCAATGCATTTTagataattttctatttttatgacTACCtactttgatattaataatattgtgatttttgctgataatacttaattattttttaaagtattaattcaattattttgacaACCTAAACAATGCatcgtaaaaaaaattttttttttgatttacaACAAATGCTAGTTAAGTATATgctagttaaataaaatgtttagtacGTACAATATCAAATGTAAAGCAATAACGTTTGCAATAAATGATGGAAAATAGATATCCTAGTGTAACTGATAGATTTTAGGTATTACCATTGATTCAAAGTTGCAACGAAATTACTATTAGTCTTCCCAGGTAAACTCAGCTTCGCAACAAACGCGCTAGGCAACTAATTGACATTGATAGTTGATACTgatatattagattttttttcatagtatataatacttataacgATATAGGACAATATCATTAAAACGCGTGAAGTTAGTCTTTGATTTCCTCGCAAGATAAGTAATTATTCATATtcagtaattgtatttaaaacccCTGTAGTTGATAGTCGAAAaaagtaacaactgagtttttTGTCTGTCCTTGTCGGTAGAACCTACATTTCAAACCAAAAAAGCTCACAAATACACTTCATTTGAACTGACTTATTGTATGACATAAACTAATTGTTAATAAATCCTACCTGttcatttgtttgatattaatttatttttcctgtCTACTAactatataactattttattaacattacattataatcCTTAAATTGTATACGCTTAtagtataaagtaattattaataaaatcggtGACAAGTccctattttaataataaacacaaggATTATTAATAGACAAGtatatatcataaatgtaataagCACTTAAATGATAAGCTGTCCTACCGCTACTTAGAGGAATTGCAGGAGTTAAACAAattcattacaaaattatatttattccattAGTAATAAGAGCTACAGAAGTTGGGAGCTATATTACTGGTACATGATGTTGGCTCTCTATTTGATGAGCATTCCATCTCCAGCACGCAATCAACTAATGGAAACATTACCTCGCGCCCGCCTGCGGCTTCGTCAACTTGCAGTTCCTGATGTGATAGATAAGTGCGATGGAGTTTAAGCGATTCTTTTAGTTATTACTGTATATTAATCATAGCAATACGAAAATAGATATACAACCATGTTAGGCCTACAATTATACgatgtaggtatataaatatgtaattaacacGTAGGTACATTCAGCGTGAGACAtgaaataatcataaaacataaatttaacttatacaattttgtacgtaatttatattgcaaattagtatttttttatttatttatttttactcatattatattacatttttaaatataaaatacaaacatatgtataaaatatatttaaaaatataaaatacagaggccaaccagtgacgggaacagggtctaagccaccggtggtcagggctccaaagagaggaacttcctcacaatacgcgccgtgccgaggagtactgccttctgcatcaggcccttgacccagctgcctaacgagagtctcttaagatgttggtcgaggctcttggccattaggccattcgctgtaacaactatcggcacaataactgctgtatccacatcccacatgtcgacaacgtcgtgagctaagtcaagaaattttatttgtttatccgtctcagctttcacgagattctcgtcatgagggatggtgatgtcaacaattatcgtgcggcgctctgaccgatctatcaccactatatcaggcttgttggcgacaacagtcctgtcagtgattatagatcggtcccagtacagtgtgatatgaccattctcgagaactgggtcgggcacatacctgtagtatggtacctctgataccacaagaccgtatcgaagtgcaagttgttgatggataatcttggccacttgattatgtctgtgcaaatactctccgttagcaagacgagaacaaccggaaataatatgtctaagggattcgcccggagtgtgacatgcccgacatatgtccaccgtgccatccctcacaatatactttcggtaattgttcgtcatgataacttcgtccataatcgcacagacaaaaccttcggtttcaccaaataggttaccgaaccgtagccaagatacggacgccataaagtccacatcgggtccatgaagggtccgatagaagcgtccgtgtaactccttgctcttccatacctccttgcggttctcagtacttagtactacaagtttgtgccagttctctttgcctaaagagagcggagttagtcccttgtccattgtaactacatctcggtgcatatccaagtcagtgtggagaaaatactccctgagtttgtatacctcacggttatgtagggtcttggcatttaaaaagcctcggccaccacatctccgtgggatgtacaatctcatcaccgaagaccgaggatgatgcattcgatatgcagtcaaCAGGACACGGactttcctatccaaggcgtctagttctttttgagtccacttgagtatgccgaaagagtacatcaagaccggcatgacccaaccattgaaggcgcgaaccttattgccacctgataaaagacttttaagtacctttttcaggcgaccaaagaaacgctcccgcaatgattgtttcatgtcggtcacattgatgcttaacgcttccgacatacccaagtatttgtatgattcgtttgcggacagtgacttaaagttattggaatctgaaagttgtaatccgtcagattccataatctctcctcgcttta harbors:
- the LOC124530312 gene encoding uncharacterized protein LOC124530312, with the protein product MTSERAIPHLRDIFGLNQQYDGKPYEDNEDKTKKSVKKKKEDYRTYANGDVKTLERHLSMKKTIRKKIMRDLQQAFVEDPNEFKVENTSPEKLKAELSAEAVKIEKNVRKNDPTFLDMLRGETRGEETREEQPPAEKTSFWRRLTMKNKNKR